GGCCTTTTTGGGAATCCCACAGCTTCTAGCACACACTTTTCAAGTTTTGAGAGGGATGCCACTGGAATTATAAGCTCAAGTTCTCCTGTCTTCTGGTTTTCCCTAATAAATGGACGAAAGTTGCTTCTAGTTATACACGCCTCCTTAGCCTTGGCTTTTAGTATTTCCACCGCTAAGGATACAAGAGATGGATATTTAGCGCCAATTCCAAAAAACCCATATTTTTTAGACTCCATGCCACTCACCTCCGAAGTTCGAGAACACTTTTTCCCACGGTGCTTAGAATCTGATAGCCCCCACGCGTCCCACCGTTAGGTTTATCGTCAGCATTCTTTTTAACGTTTGTTATTTTTACCACTATACATAATTGTCATATAATGTACCTTATATCCAAAACCCACGCACAAAAAAGAACATCAAAAACAAAGAAGGGTAAAAATTTCAAAACCCTCTATTTTTCCCGCAGGGATCTCCAGAGGCCAATCACGAACGCGGGCCCAAGCAGCAGTATTGGCGTCACTATACTATTCATGTAAAGATAGAAGGACAACGCTCCTAATCCAAAGGAGACTATGTTCAAGAGGAGTATCATTCTTGCATCCCTCTTCCTGTCCTTCCTCATTATATCGGAACTTGCCTGCTCTATTGACCAAAAGGCCAGTAGTATGTATCCAAGCGCTGCTGGAAGGGCTAGTATTCTTGATATACCTTCTGAAAACGCTGCTATAAACAGGATAACAAGCGAAGCCCCAGCATAGAAAATAAAACCGAGTATGTCCAACACGTCTTATCACCCCATGTTATAACAACAAGCGGTTTTTTAAATTTTTCTTCAGGTGGGGATACGGGCATCAAAAAGCTCGTCCACGAGGGACTTGTCCCCTGGAAGCTGAATATAACGAGTATAGCCACCCCTCAAAATGTACATGAATAGTCTTGGATCACAGGCCCTATCCCGAACTGAGGGTTAAGAAGCTATGGCCTCCACCTTTTTTAATATGTCAGAATATTGGGTTTGTTTTTGTAAATATGACAAGATTTTGCCGCATAGGTTTGATTAACAAGATCTGTTTGACTTTCTGGTTTGAACAAAAGGCATAGAATAACCCAAGTTTCTGGATAATTTATCCAACTATCGTATGAAATCTTGACATTATGATCGCTGGTTCAATGACAAGGGTTATTAAGTCCTTTTCACCTCCCTAAACATGGATAAATTATCCAGGTGTTGAACATGGAGACCGTAAAGAAAGACGTTCTTCAAGAATATATAAGCTGGAACAACCTTGACGTGCTCGAAAACGCGAACCGCTACCCGGGACCAACGGGATTCTTTGCTTACGTCATGGAAGAAGCCCTAAAGGAAAGCATCTCCCTCGTTCCAGAGGACGGGAGGAAAGCGCACTTCTCAGGGGATATCTACATCCACAAGCTCCCTTACAGCCTCTACATCCCCTACTGCTCAGGCCATAGCACGTCGAGATTGCTCAAAAAGGGCCTCAGAACGCCGACGATAACTTCGAGACCAGCAAAGCATTTTGACACTTACGTAGATCATATAGCAAACTACCTTATAACCATGCAGCACTACTTCAGTGGTGCCCAGGCGCTTTCAAGCGTTGAATGGTACGCAGGACCTTTTATAAGAAAGGACGGCCTCAACAGAGAAAAGATACGTCAGCACGTCCAGAGGCTCATCTACAACCTCAACTACCCAAGCCGGGTGGGAATGCAAACGCCCTTCACGAATTTCACCGTGACCCTCGACGCGCCCAAGGGGATGCCACTTGAGAGGCTTTTGAAGGCAGAGCTGGTTGACCACATAGCTACGGACCTCAAGGCCCCACCAGAGGAGCTTTAC
The Thermococcus sp. 2319x1 DNA segment above includes these coding regions:
- the nrdD gene encoding anaerobic ribonucleoside-triphosphate reductase → METVKKDVLQEYISWNNLDVLENANRYPGPTGFFAYVMEEALKESISLVPEDGRKAHFSGDIYIHKLPYSLYIPYCSGHSTSRLLKKGLRTPTITSRPAKHFDTYVDHIANYLITMQHYFSGAQALSSVEWYAGPFIRKDGLNREKIRQHVQRLIYNLNYPSRVGMQTPFTNFTVTLDAPKGMPLERLLKAELVDHIATDLKAPPEELYGLPFEASRRLWELFLEGLRIVSEYGVPLELRVPVARGLEQWPWVERALREVETDFYVVLNPLVGTPMTSPRDREWCSKHCWPEGEIGFLREKLEDVGVRVYVNHFV